GAACAGTTTGATGAAGGTGAAGTTATCCATCAGTCGAAATTCAAAATTGAACCGGGCGACAACCTTGAGATGATCAAATTCAAAGGCCAGCAGCTCGAACACCTGCACTTCCCAAAAGTTGTGGAAGCATTGCTGAAGAAGATGAAAAGCTAATACGGTTTAGGGATTTTGCTGGATTGACCGGATTGTTATGAATTTGATTTCCTGTCGAAATCTGATAATCTGATTAATCGGGCTCAGGCAAAAAATCCGAAATCCCGGTTCCCAAATCCAAAATCAAAAAGATACCTTTGCATATGGCTTACAAAGAACGTGAAATAAGCAAAATGTATTACACCATGGGCGAGGTATCGGCCATGTTTGATGTAAACCAATCGCTTATCCGTTTTTATGAAAAGGAGTTTGATGTACTTCAGCCAAAAAAAAACAAAAAAGGCAACCGCTATTTTACACCGGAAGATATCGAGAATTTCAAGATCATCTTCCACCTCATCCGCGAT
The genomic region above belongs to Mucilaginibacter sp. KACC 22773 and contains:
- a CDS encoding MerR family transcriptional regulator, whose product is MAYKEREISKMYYTMGEVSAMFDVNQSLIRFYEKEFDVLQPKKNKKGNRYFTPEDIENFKIIFHLIRDKGYTLNGAKEHLKSNLGDHKENQRVIDSLENIKKFLLEVRDQL